aactgcCCCAGAGCCACAAGCTAGTAAACAGTAGAGCCAGGGGTCCAGTGTCACACGGCCTTGTTTTTACAAGCCCTGAGGCCCAGATCATGTGACTTTTAAGTCACGTGATAAACTAGAACTGGAGTCCTGTCTCCCcatacaataaaatgaagtaaaatgaaaGCTGGTAGATGAGCTAGTAGTTGATTTTAACCGTTTTGATGCGAGTTCCCATGCTTAGGGCCAGGTCCCAGATTACTGCTTTAAATCAAAACAATCCCCGTGAATGCCCAATGAGGCTCTCAAATTGAGAAGTTGATTTTCATCAGAGTAAATGaagaatattattatattttacacaTCAATAAATCAATGTAGCCCTAATTTTGCCACGCAGGAAATCAATTCTAGTCTTTCTAAACCATCAAAGATGTTATGAACAAAGTAATTTCACAAATTATGGCAAGTAACACATTTATTGATGACTGCAGTTTAGGAATTTAGAATCTGTGAGCACTGTAATATAATATGGTGCACTGGCATGAGCTGAGTGAAATACAGATTATATGGTGAAACTGTAATGCATCATTTGCTATTAGTGGACTGGTAATAATTACCAGTTTCAAAGCGGCTCTTTCCATGTAATCTTTAGTCTCAATCGTAACAGCCCTTCTCATTGACATTATGATTACACTAGCTGCCCTCATGATCTAGAATATCTAGTTGATGGGAATACTAAAATGCAATAGTGAAAACTGTATGTTGGATGCTCATTATAAgataaaatgccattttctctGACCTGCTGtatgagagagaggggagggtaaCAGCACAGTGCTAACATACTGTAGCATGATCACATAACTGGCTCTGAAAGCAGAATTTTAGGAAGCTAAGGGCAGCAAAATAAAATGGACTTTTCTCGTTTAAGCCTTTTTGAAAGGATGCAGACAAGATCCTTGTTGGAGTGCTATAGAGTTCCACATTTATCAATGCCTGCATTCATGGCACATGCGAAACCAGTATCGTTAATTATGGGTCCAGTCCTGGGTTTCAATAGAATAGTATAaggtaaaatatgattttaaggCATTTGGAGTGATGAAAGAGTTAAGGACTTGCTTCAGCTGACAAATCTCCTTTTTACTTACCCAATTCAGATTGTCAGGCTAAATGTATGATAATGACACAGAGTCCTAGAGTGGCAAAGGAGAAAGCCACAGAGGGTCACAGTAGTCGGAACCAGATAGTTTTTTTCCTGTCTATTTAGGACCCAAGTCATtgttcaacaacaacaacaaatttatgaaaatactctcaatgatgctttttatttccctttgaagAGAGGAGGCAAACAAAAATAGGCAGATAATGTGATACTAATGTCAGcgttttctttcaaaatctttctgctgtttttttcccccctccacATTAGGCAAATGTTTGAAACCTAATTTTGGTATCTTATCAGCTAATCTTGTTAAAGAGATTTACCCAGGAGTGGGATATATTGAGTGAGATTATAAATGCATTGTAAAGTAAATTACAAGGTCAGGGCGGGGAGTCCATTGTTCAGACCAGCGCTTGAGTGAGGCTGGCTTGCTTTGGAATGCGAGTGTTTGGGGCTCCTGAGAAGACCCTGCCAGCTTTTCTTTCTGACTTGCTAAATGGAGGAATCATAATTGATTAAttcctcattccttctctttAGCTCCATggtgaattttttcctttgtaaaaggTTACTGACAAATACTAGCTGTGGCCTTAAGGAACTCCTCTAGGcgcctcccccccaccccagtttTAAAAGAAGGgctaatgtttgtttttctcatttgtgttttATACAGTGAGTGTCATTTCTGGAATCCCTGAGAAGTTATCTATTTTTCTCATCCTTGTCCTTTGCCCACCAACATTTGTGCCCTTTTTAATGCTGCAGTTGACTGGTAAACTGTTAGTTACTCCCTtggtgtatatatgttttttaatttagctaTCTCCCAAAATGAGTGATTGTGAAGTCAAGCTGGCCCCTCTTTGCCAAAGTGGCATTTACCACTCTCGGGTTCTTTTCAGCGAGAGAGAAATAATGTGACTTAAGCAGGGCCCCTCTCCAGACGGCTTGGCTACTGGCCAGAGAGTTGACTAGCTGAACtgtatctttctgtttctttctcaacTGGAGCTGAGGCTCAGCCGAGGGCGCAGGATGTTGTATAATTTGGTTCACGTTGTTAGCCTCTCAAAATAATGAGGAGGAGGACAGTGTAGCATTTCTCAGCCTGCTGCCCGTCATGGTGCTGGCTGCTTTAACTGTTCTTAAACTAGGATGCTGTGTCTGCTTAAGTTGGCACCAGCCACTCCTCCTAACTTCTCTAGACTTGGGGGACAACTCCTAAAGATTTGATACGGCCTGTCGGTTAAATCTGAattcaatttctcttttgagATTTTACAACATCTCTTGAGGTAAAAATGAGAGTCCCTGTGGGGTGTTGTGGAACCGGAATTGGGACTCACTGACCCTCACACAAGCTAGGAGGTGAGGATGTTGCTAGTCTCTCTTTCATGGAATTATTTTATGAGTACCTTCtcatttttaacaatatcaaCAATTAGTGTGTTTCAGGCTAAGATTAAAAGCATCTCTGGGGCCATAGAGAATTGTAATGAGTTGACCTTCTCTTTTTTGATATCTCTATGAAATGATTGCCTGTTTAGAAAGTTCACCTGCCACCCAGGGGGGAAATAGAACGATGGGATTTAGGAAGCAGAAAAGCTTCCCTTAGGTCACCTTGTTCAAGTCCCTCacttaacaaatgaggaaatggaggcacagagatgaaATGGCATGCCCCAAACCATAGCTGGTGAAAGATTGGAAAGTTCAGAAGATGTTTGCTGAGGTTCCCTAGCATGTAGGGATCCTCATCCTCAAACTTGAATTGGTCTAGATTTTTCTGCTTGGAGACTGGATTTAAAATTCTTAGAACTGAGTTAAATGGCAGGAAGACTGGACAAATACTCATTGGGTACCAACCACCAGAAGTGCCAGGCACCGTGTATGCAACAGGGGATATGTCAGTGAGCGCTTAGGCCTTGGGGttgagggctgggggcagggaaggcTGGAGGTGGAACATAAATAAGCAATTGCTGATGCCCTCCTCGGTGATTAAACATTGATGTTGGTGTTGTATTATTTTGCAGGTAAAGATGAGCCCAGCAGCTACACATGTACAACTTGCAAACAGCCATTCACCAGTGCATGGTTTCTCTTGCAACACGCACAGAACACTCATGGATTAAGAATCTACTTAGAAAGCGAACACGGAAGTCCCCTGACCCCGCGGGTTGGTATCCCTTCAGGACTAGGTGCAGAATGTCCTTCCCAGCCACCTCTCCATGGGATTCATATTGCAGACAATAACCCCTTTAACCTGCTAAGAATACCAGGATCAGTATCGAGAGAGGCTTCCGGTCTGGCAGAAGGGCGCTTTCCACCCACTCCCCCCCTGTTTAGTCCACCACCGAGACATCACTTGGACCCCCACCGCATAGAGCGCCTGGGGGCGGAAGAGATGGCCCTGGCCACCCATCACCCGAGTGCCTTTGACAGGGTGCTGCGGTTGAATCCAATGGCTATGGAGCCTCCCGCCATGGATTTCTCTAGGAGACTTAGAGAGCTGGCAGGGAACACGTCTAGCCCACCGCTGTCCCCAGGCCGGCCCAGCCCTATGCAAAGGTTACTGCAACCATTCCAGCCAGGTAGCAAGCCGCCCTTCCTGGCGACgccccccctccctcctctgcagtccgcccctcctccctcccagcccccggTCAAGTCCAAGTCATGCGAGTTCTGCGGCAAGACGTTCAAATTTCAGAGCAACCTGGTGGTGCACCGGCGCAGCCACACGGGCGAGAAGCCCTACAAGTGCAACCTGTGCGACCACGCGTGCACGCAAGCCAGCAAGCTGAAGCGCCACATGAAGACGCACATGCACAAGTCGTCCCCCATGACGGTCAAGTCCGACGACGGGCTCTCCACCGCCAGCTCCCCGGAACCCGGCACCAGCGACCTGGTGGGCAGCGCCAGCAGCGCGCTCAAGTCCGTGGTGGCCAAGTTCAAGAGCGAGAACGACCCCAACCTGATCCCAGAGAACGGGgacgaggaggaagaggaggacgacgaggaagaggaagaagaggaggaagaggaggaggaggagctgacaGAGAGCGAGAGGGTGGACTACGGCTTCGGGCTGAGCCTGGAGGCGGCGCGCCACCACGAGAACAGCTCGCGGGGCGCGGTGGTGGGCGTGGGCGACGAGGGCCGCGCCCTGCCCGACGTCATGCAGGGCATGGTGCTCAGCTCCATGCAGCACTTCAGCGAGGCCTTCCACCAGGTCCTGGGCGAGAAGCATAAGCGCGGCCACCTGGCCGAGGCCGAGGGCCACAGGGACACTTGCGACGAAGACTCGGTGGCCGGCGAGTCGGACCGCATAGACGATGGCACTGTTAACGGCCGCGGCTGCTCCCCGGGCGAGTCGGCCTCGGGGGGCCTGTCCAAAAAGCTGCTGCTGGGCAGCCCCAGCTCACTGAGCCCCTTCTCCAAGCGCATCAAGCTCGAGAAGGAGTTCGACCTGCCCCCGGCCGCGATGCCCAACACCGAGAACGTGTACTCGCAGTGGCTCGCCGGCTACGCGGCCTCCAGGCAGCTCAAAGATCCCTTCCTTAGCTTCGGAGACTCCAGACAATCGCCTTTCGCCTCCTCGTCGGAGCACTCCTCGGAGAACGGGAGCTTGCGCTTCTCCACGCCGCCCGGGGAGCTGGACGGAGGGATCTCGGGGCGCAGCGGCACGGGAAGTGGAGGGAGCACGCCCCATATTAGTGGTCCGGGCCCGGGCAGGCCCAGCTCAAAAGAGGGCAGACGCAGCGACACTTGTGAGTACTGTGGGAAAGTCTTCAAGAACTGTAGCAATCTCACTGTCCACAGGAGAAGCCACACGGGCGAAAGGCCTTATAAATGCGAGCTGTGCAACTATGCCTGTGCCCAGAGTAGCAAGCTCACCAGGCACATGAAAACGCATGGCCAGGTGGGGAAGGACGTTTACAAATGTGAAATTTGTAAGATGCCTTTTAGCGTGTACAGTACCCTggagaaacacatgaaaaaatggcACAGTGATCGAGTGTTGAATAATGATATAAAAACTGAATAGAGGTATATTAAtacccctccctcactcccacctgACACCTCCTTTTTTTCACCACCCCCTCTCCCCATCGCCCTGCAGCCCTACTCCCTGTAGGATTTTTTTCTAGTCCCATGtgatttaaacaaacaaacaaacagaagtaaCGGAAGCTAAGAATATGAGAGTGCTTGTCACCAGcacacctgttttttttttctttttcttttttcttctttttctttttttcctttatgttctcACCGTTTGAATGCATGATCTGTATGGGGCAATACTATTGCATTTTACGCAAACTTTGAGCCTTTCTCTTGTGCAATAATTTACATgttgtgtatgttttttttttttttttaaacttagacaGCATGTATGGTATGTTATGGCTATTTTAAATTGTCCCCGATTCGTCGCTGAGCAAACATGTTGCTGTTTCCAGTTCCGttctgagagaaaaagagagagagagagaaaaagaccatGCTGCATACATTCTGTAACACATATCatgtacagttttattttataacGTGAGGAGGAAAAACAGTCTTTGGATTAACCCTCTACGGACAGAATAGACAGCACTGAAAGGAAATCTCTATGAGCTCAATGTCTGTCTCTAAAGGGTTAAATTTATcaattggagaggaaaaaaaaggccTTGAATtgacaaattaacagaaaaataaaaacaagtttattctatcatttggttttaaaatatgagtgCCTTGGATCTATTTAAACCACGTTGATGGTTCTTTCTACTTGTTATAAACTTGTAGCTTAATTCAGCATTGGGTAAGGTAATAAACCTTAGGACCTAGCAGATAATTCTATATTGTATTTCTCACAACAATGGCTACCTAAAAATATGACCCATTATGTCCTAGTTAATCATCATTTTCCCTTTAGTTTAATCTTGTAAGCAAAACTGATTATACCAGTATAAAAGCTATTTTGCTCCTGGTGAGAGCTTAAAAGAAATGGGCTGTTTTgcccaaagttttatttttgttaaatgatgATTAAATCAAATGTGCAACGTGCAAAAGCTCTGGAACGTGATTAAATACATTAGTAAGGAATTCATTTTACGAAGAGACTTGttttcaataatgtcttttaaaaaaaattctggcaCCAAAAGAAATAGATCCAGATCCACTTGGTTGTCAAATGGACAATCAAACGATAAACTTTAAGACCTCGTAGACCGTATTAAAAAGAGGCTGACAATAAGTTTCGAGAGGGTAACAGAGGAAAAAGATGTGATTTATTAGCACAATGTGGTACTATTTGCCATTTTAAACTAGAACAGGTGTATAAGCTAATATTGATACAATGATGATTAACTATGAATTCTTAAGACTTGCGTTTAAATGTGacattcttaaaaaagaagagaaagaattttaagagtaGCAGTATATATGTCTGTGCTCCCTAAAAGttgtacttcatttcttttccatacACTGTGTGCTATTTGTGTTAACATGGAAGAGgattcattgtttttattttatttttttaattttttcttttttattaagctAGCATCTGCCCCGGTTGGTGTTCAAATAGCACTTGACTCTGCCTGTAATGTCTGTATCTTTTCTCTAATCAGAGATACAGAGGTTGAGTATAAAATAAACCTGCTCAGATAGGACAATTAAGTGCACTGTACAATTTTCCCAGTTTACAGGTCTATACTTAAGGGAAAAGTTGCAAGAatgctgaaaaaaaattgaacacaATCTCATTgatgagcattttttttaaaaaaaacttaaaaaacttTGCCAGCCATTTACTTGACTAATGAGCTTACTTATCGGACTCAACATTGCAAGCGCTGTGAATGGAGAACAGAATACACTTAACATAGAAACGAATGATTGCTTTTGCTTCTACAGTGCAAGGATTTTTTTGtacaaaacttttttaaatataaatgttaagaaaaatttttttaaaaaaaacacttcattATGTTTAGGGGGGAACTGCATTTTAGGGTTCCATTGTCTTGGTGGTGTTACAAGACTTgttatccatttaaaaatggtaGTGGAAATTCTATGCCTTGGATACACACCGCTCTTCAGGTTGTAAAAAAACATACATTGGGGAAAGGTTTAAGATTATATAGTACTTAAATATAGGAAAATGCACACTCATGTTGATTCCTATGCTAAAACACATTTATggtcttttttctgtatttctagaATGGTATTTGAATTAAATGTTCATCTAGTGTTAGGCACTATAGTATTTATATTGAAGCTTGTATTTTTAACTGTTGCTTGTTCTCTTAAAAGGTATCAATGTACCTTTTTTggtagtggaaaaaaaaagacaggctgccacagtatatttttttaatttggcagGATAATATAGTGCAAATTATTTGTAtgcttcaaaaaaaaagagaaacaaaaaagtgtgacattgtacagatgagaagcCATATAATGGCGGTTTGGGGGAGCCTGCTAGAATGTCACACGGATGGCTGTCATAGGGGTTGTACATatccttttttgttcctttttcctgctGCCATACTGTATGCAGTACTGCAAGCTAATAACGTTGGTTTGTTATGTAGTGTGCTTTTTGTCCCCTTCCTTCTATCACCCTACATTCCAGCATCTTACCTTCATATgcagtaaaagaaagaaaaaaaaggaaaaaaaaaagaaacaatgttttgcagtttttttcATTGCCAAAAACTAAATGGTGCTTTATATTTAGATTGGAAAGAATTTCATATGCAAAGCATATTAAAGAGAAAGCCCGCTTTAGTCAATACTTTTTTGTAAATGGCAATGCAGAATATTTTGTTATTGGCCTTTTCTATTCCTGTAATGAAAGCTGTTTGTCGTAActtgaaattttatcttttactatGGGAGTCACTATTTATTATTGCTTATGTGCCCTGTTCAAAACAGAGGCACTTaatttgatcttttatttttctttgtttttatttttttttatttggatgaCCAAAGGTCATTACAACCTGgctttttattgtatttgtttctGGTCTTTGTTAAGTTCTATTGGAAAAACCACTGTCTGTGTTTTTTTGGCAGTTGTCTGCATTAACCTGTTCATACACCCATTTTGTccctttattgaaaaaaataaaaaaaattaaagtacacAATGTAAGCTTCTTGTGTCCTCATTTGACACACTCTGTAAATTACTTTCAAGAAAATAACAGGTTTTAAGAGAAGGCCAGTCAGTCTTTTTCAGGATTATTTCTATGGGCATTTCGATGCGTGTATTATACCCAAAAAGAACATAAAGTACTTACTATATTAAAATAGACATATCTCAAACCATGGAAATAGTTTTTAGACTTTACAGTTCTTGAATAATTTTCAAGAAATCGAAGCTGTTTTCAGTCTGATGTTAAAAACTTTCCCTCTATCTCTTAGCAGTAATCCATTcagatataaatgaaaaacttACTGGTAATAACAtcttaaacttttatttcctttggattttttgCTGCTCTTGTTGTCTAAAAGTTCTTTTCTATtctcccatccctgccctctcttagaaataagtaaaaaaggttttttaaaaaatcagctctttTGTTTCCACATAAGAGTCTTCCCTCAGCTAAAAATAACCCCGCCCCCCAATCTAAAAATCCAGCAGCCAAGGCATcaggtgaaaaagagaaaagaaaggaagcagtAACCAGGAATTTTGCCAGATGTGGGCAAATCTGTGGAATCAGCTGCTGATTTCCTGAGATGCATGGTGTCTGCCTTGTAGTTCTGAGATTCTAGGGAGCCCAGGGGGGACAGATCTTTTAGGTGTTTTTAGCAGGTCTTCCTGGCTGATAGCAAATGAGGATGGGAATACCCTTCAGTTATCTTCTGGCCAACGGATTTATGAAAGGAAACGTTGTCTTTGAAAAGTGAGTTAGGtctattttaaaaactccttaGAAATCTGTGTGGTCAGGTTTGCATATACTGCAGGTTGCAGCATCTATTTGCTTTATTAAAAGACATACCTCTGTGGTACTGTATCCCTCTTCCCAGTGTAGATGATGGATACCAcatcattttgatttttgtaaaaaCCGAAACAAAAGCCGTCCTGTTGTCTTCTTGTGGTAGCATTTTTGTTGCTCAGTTCTTATGCCCTGGTGCCTGTGAGGTGGCCTTTTCAAGTAATGCCTTTTATCTGAGGCAAGAATagttttatctttctaaaatatagagaaaggaggtgtatttttttaaaagcccgtttgggtgggaagcagagagtggaggcagagaggaatcCAGTAGGAGGGTTTGGGAGAGCGTTGTACAGGAGCTGGGATAGGGTGGAGGGTGCCTTGCAGAACTTGATAATTTGGCAGTGCCCTGAGAGGAGAGGCATGTGTTTTTGATTAGGTTACTTCACAACTGAATCCAGAATGCTGTTCAAGATAGATAGAAGTATCCCCCAGTGCCATGCCAGTTGTAGACATGGTGACTTCTGCTCCACCGTATTAAATGTCCATAAAGCTGCTGTGTGTCCCTATTACTCTCTTGTTAGGAGCTATGGGTACAACTGTgcaggttttcattttaatttctcagtaTGTGATGCTCTTAGTGTAATTAGGTTTTGCATCCTGACAGACAGAATTAATGGTGGATGCTGTATACTTGTACGTTCAAATTTCTTAAATCAAAcggagaggggggaggggtgtAAACATCTGGTGATAAATCACAGATTGTGTTTGATTACATGGCCCCAAAGTTAAGTAAATTTATTAGGAGACAGGTTCTTCAGGATATTTAGTCTCCTGACTTACAGAAGCCCCCTTATAAAATACTACTTCTGAAGTTGAGAGAACAATAGAAACACGAAAACCCAGGCAGCAAGAATATAACTTATAAAGGACATCTTATATCCAGAccctaaaatttaaaatctcaatgtaaaataacaaaaacatttattgtataaaacaaaacatttctgatGCTAGGATGAATT
This genomic interval from Equus quagga isolate Etosha38 chromosome 5, UCLA_HA_Equagga_1.0, whole genome shotgun sequence contains the following:
- the BCL11A gene encoding B-cell lymphoma/leukemia 11A isoform X1 — translated: MSRRKQGKPQHLSKREFSPEPLEAILTDDEPDHGPLGAPEGDHDLLTCGQCQMNFPLGDILIFIEHKRKQCNGSLCLEKAVDKPPSPSPIEMKKASNPVEVGIQVTPEDDDCLSTSSRGICPKQEHIADKLLHWRGLSSPRSAHGALIPTPGMSAEYAPQGICKDEPSSYTCTTCKQPFTSAWFLLQHAQNTHGLRIYLESEHGSPLTPRVGIPSGLGAECPSQPPLHGIHIADNNPFNLLRIPGSVSREASGLAEGRFPPTPPLFSPPPRHHLDPHRIERLGAEEMALATHHPSAFDRVLRLNPMAMEPPAMDFSRRLRELAGNTSSPPLSPGRPSPMQRLLQPFQPGSKPPFLATPPLPPLQSAPPPSQPPVKSKSCEFCGKTFKFQSNLVVHRRSHTGEKPYKCNLCDHACTQASKLKRHMKTHMHKSSPMTVKSDDGLSTASSPEPGTSDLVGSASSALKSVVAKFKSENDPNLIPENGDEEEEEDDEEEEEEEEEEEEELTESERVDYGFGLSLEAARHHENSSRGAVVGVGDEGRALPDVMQGMVLSSMQHFSEAFHQVLGEKHKRGHLAEAEGHRDTCDEDSVAGESDRIDDGTVNGRGCSPGESASGGLSKKLLLGSPSSLSPFSKRIKLEKEFDLPPAAMPNTENVYSQWLAGYAASRQLKDPFLSFGDSRQSPFASSSEHSSENGSLRFSTPPGELDGGISGRSGTGSGGSTPHISGPGPGRPSSKEGRRSDTCEYCGKVFKNCSNLTVHRRSHTGERPYKCELCNYACAQSSKLTRHMKTHGQVGKDVYKCEICKMPFSVYSTLEKHMKKWHSDRVLNNDIKTE
- the BCL11A gene encoding B-cell lymphoma/leukemia 11A isoform X4, with protein sequence MSRRKQGKPQHLSKREFSPEPLEAILTDDEPDHGPLGAPEGDHDLLTCGQCQMNFPLGDILIFIEHKRKQCNGSLCLEKAVDKPPSPSPIEMKKASNPVEVGIQVTPEDDDCLSTSSRGICPKQEHIAGKDEPSSYTCTTCKQPFTSAWFLLQHAQNTHGLRIYLESEHGSPLTPRVGIPSGLGAECPSQPPLHGIHIADNNPFNLLRIPGSVSREASGLAEGRFPPTPPLFSPPPRHHLDPHRIERLGAEEMALATHHPSAFDRVLRLNPMAMEPPAMDFSRRLRELAGNTSSPPLSPGRPSPMQRLLQPFQPGSKPPFLATPPLPPLQSAPPPSQPPVKSKSCEFCGKTFKFQSNLVVHRRSHTGEKPYKCNLCDHACTQASKLKRHMKTHMHKSSPMTVKSDDGLSTASSPEPGTSDLVGSASSALKSVVAKFKSENDPNLIPENGDEEEEEDDEEEEEEEEEEEEELTESERVDYGFGLSLEAARHHENSSRGAVVGVGDEGRALPDVMQGMVLSSMQHFSEAFHQVLGEKHKRGHLAEAEGHRDTCDEDSVAGESDRIDDGTVNGRGCSPGESASGGLSKKLLLGSPSSLSPFSKRIKLEKEFDLPPAAMPNTENVYSQWLAGYAASRQLKDPFLSFGDSRQSPFASSSEHSSENGSLRFSTPPGELDGGISGRSGTGSGGSTPHISGPGPGRPSSKEGRRSDTCEYCGKVFKNCSNLTVHRRSHTGERPYKCELCNYACAQSSKLTRHMKTHGQVGKDVYKCEICKMPFSVYSTLEKHMKKWHSDRVLNNDIKTE
- the BCL11A gene encoding B-cell lymphoma/leukemia 11A isoform X2; amino-acid sequence: MRSRRSAWRCEVTDRPAEPLEAILTDDEPDHGPLGAPEGDHDLLTCGQCQMNFPLGDILIFIEHKRKQCNGSLCLEKAVDKPPSPSPIEMKKASNPVEVGIQVTPEDDDCLSTSSRGICPKQEHIADKLLHWRGLSSPRSAHGALIPTPGMSAEYAPQGICKDEPSSYTCTTCKQPFTSAWFLLQHAQNTHGLRIYLESEHGSPLTPRVGIPSGLGAECPSQPPLHGIHIADNNPFNLLRIPGSVSREASGLAEGRFPPTPPLFSPPPRHHLDPHRIERLGAEEMALATHHPSAFDRVLRLNPMAMEPPAMDFSRRLRELAGNTSSPPLSPGRPSPMQRLLQPFQPGSKPPFLATPPLPPLQSAPPPSQPPVKSKSCEFCGKTFKFQSNLVVHRRSHTGEKPYKCNLCDHACTQASKLKRHMKTHMHKSSPMTVKSDDGLSTASSPEPGTSDLVGSASSALKSVVAKFKSENDPNLIPENGDEEEEEDDEEEEEEEEEEEEELTESERVDYGFGLSLEAARHHENSSRGAVVGVGDEGRALPDVMQGMVLSSMQHFSEAFHQVLGEKHKRGHLAEAEGHRDTCDEDSVAGESDRIDDGTVNGRGCSPGESASGGLSKKLLLGSPSSLSPFSKRIKLEKEFDLPPAAMPNTENVYSQWLAGYAASRQLKDPFLSFGDSRQSPFASSSEHSSENGSLRFSTPPGELDGGISGRSGTGSGGSTPHISGPGPGRPSSKEGRRSDTCEYCGKVFKNCSNLTVHRRSHTGERPYKCELCNYACAQSSKLTRHMKTHGQVGKDVYKCEICKMPFSVYSTLEKHMKKWHSDRVLNNDIKTE
- the BCL11A gene encoding B-cell lymphoma/leukemia 11A isoform X6, with the translated sequence MNFPLGDILIFIEHKRKQCNGSLCLEKAVDKPPSPSPIEMKKASNPVEVGIQVTPEDDDCLSTSSRGICPKQEHIADKLLHWRGLSSPRSAHGALIPTPGMSAEYAPQGICKDEPSSYTCTTCKQPFTSAWFLLQHAQNTHGLRIYLESEHGSPLTPRVGIPSGLGAECPSQPPLHGIHIADNNPFNLLRIPGSVSREASGLAEGRFPPTPPLFSPPPRHHLDPHRIERLGAEEMALATHHPSAFDRVLRLNPMAMEPPAMDFSRRLRELAGNTSSPPLSPGRPSPMQRLLQPFQPGSKPPFLATPPLPPLQSAPPPSQPPVKSKSCEFCGKTFKFQSNLVVHRRSHTGEKPYKCNLCDHACTQASKLKRHMKTHMHKSSPMTVKSDDGLSTASSPEPGTSDLVGSASSALKSVVAKFKSENDPNLIPENGDEEEEEDDEEEEEEEEEEEEELTESERVDYGFGLSLEAARHHENSSRGAVVGVGDEGRALPDVMQGMVLSSMQHFSEAFHQVLGEKHKRGHLAEAEGHRDTCDEDSVAGESDRIDDGTVNGRGCSPGESASGGLSKKLLLGSPSSLSPFSKRIKLEKEFDLPPAAMPNTENVYSQWLAGYAASRQLKDPFLSFGDSRQSPFASSSEHSSENGSLRFSTPPGELDGGISGRSGTGSGGSTPHISGPGPGRPSSKEGRRSDTCEYCGKVFKNCSNLTVHRRSHTGERPYKCELCNYACAQSSKLTRHMKTHGQVGKDVYKCEICKMPFSVYSTLEKHMKKWHSDRVLNNDIKTE
- the BCL11A gene encoding B-cell lymphoma/leukemia 11A isoform X8; protein product: MSAEYAPQGICKDEPSSYTCTTCKQPFTSAWFLLQHAQNTHGLRIYLESEHGSPLTPRVGIPSGLGAECPSQPPLHGIHIADNNPFNLLRIPGSVSREASGLAEGRFPPTPPLFSPPPRHHLDPHRIERLGAEEMALATHHPSAFDRVLRLNPMAMEPPAMDFSRRLRELAGNTSSPPLSPGRPSPMQRLLQPFQPGSKPPFLATPPLPPLQSAPPPSQPPVKSKSCEFCGKTFKFQSNLVVHRRSHTGEKPYKCNLCDHACTQASKLKRHMKTHMHKSSPMTVKSDDGLSTASSPEPGTSDLVGSASSALKSVVAKFKSENDPNLIPENGDEEEEEDDEEEEEEEEEEEEELTESERVDYGFGLSLEAARHHENSSRGAVVGVGDEGRALPDVMQGMVLSSMQHFSEAFHQVLGEKHKRGHLAEAEGHRDTCDEDSVAGESDRIDDGTVNGRGCSPGESASGGLSKKLLLGSPSSLSPFSKRIKLEKEFDLPPAAMPNTENVYSQWLAGYAASRQLKDPFLSFGDSRQSPFASSSEHSSENGSLRFSTPPGELDGGISGRSGTGSGGSTPHISGPGPGRPSSKEGRRSDTCEYCGKVFKNCSNLTVHRRSHTGERPYKCELCNYACAQSSKLTRHMKTHGQVGKDVYKCEICKMPFSVYSTLEKHMKKWHSDRVLNNDIKTE
- the BCL11A gene encoding B-cell lymphoma/leukemia 11A isoform X7, which produces MSRRKQGKPQHLSKREFSPEPLEAILTDDEPDHGPLGAPEGDHDLLTCGQCQMNFPLGDILIFIEHKRKQCNGSLCLEKAVDKPPSPSPIEMKKASNPVEVGIQVTPEDDDCLSTSSRGICPKQEHIADKLLHWRGLSSPRSAHGALIPTPGMSAEYAPQGICKDEPSSYTCTTCKQPFTSAWFLLQHAQNTHGLRIYLESEHGSPLTPRVGIPSGLGAECPSQPPLHGIHIADNNPFNLLRIPGSVSREASGLAEGRFPPTPPLFSPPPRHHLDPHRIERLGAEEMALATHHPSAFDRVLRLNPMAMEPPAMDFSRRLRELAGNTSSPPLSPGRPSPMQRLLQPFQPGSKPPFLATPPLPPLQSAPPPSQPPVKSKSCEFCGKTFKFQSNLVVHRRSHTGEKPYKCNLCDHACTQASKLKRHMKTHMHKSSPMTVKSDDGLSTASSPEPGTSDLVGSASSALKSVVAKFKSENDPNLIPENGDEEEEEDDEEEEEEEEEEEEELTESERVDYGFGLSLEAARHHENSSRGAVVGVGDEGRALPDVMQGMVLSSMQHFSEAFHQVLGEKHKRGHLAEAEGHRDTCDEDSVAGESDRIDDGTVNGRGCSPGESASGGLSKKLLLGSPSSLSPFSKRIKLEKEFDLPPAAMPNTENVYSQWLAGYAASRQLKDPFLSFGDSRQSPFASSSEHSSENGSLRFSTPPGELDGGISGRSGTGSGGSTPHISGPGPGRPSSKEGRRSDTCSSHTPIRRSTQRAQDVWQFSDGSSRALKF